The region GCTGAACTGTGTCCTTTGTGTTTCCTGATCAAATTAACTGAGTGATAAAGACACGTTTTGGATAAAAAGACGTTGATGACTGTTATCAACGCAATGGTTTTCTGTAGACTTTTCTACTGTTCTTTGGTTTGGGGTGGGATTTCCATGACGAACGTTTTGAAATTGCAATCTGTACAAAATTTCACCGCACGTATTATAACTTCAACAAGGAAATATGATCACATACATCCTATCCTTAGGGATTTAAATTGGCTGAATGTTGAATCAACTATCAAGTACAGAGATGGCATAATGGCGTTCAAATGCATGAATGGGTATGCACCTGAATATTTATGTGAACAATTCATTTTATGATCAAAGATCCACTCACGAAATACATGTAATAGGGATAAACTGGCAATCCCACTTTGTAAACCAGCTGTGGGTCAAAAAAGTTTTGTATACCGCGCAACATCCATTTGGATTGGCCTTTCTCAAGATCTGATTAATTTAAACAACCTAAACAgttttaaggtggctgaacacagtttttaagtgcctatgcctcattcaccattacttttaaactatttatcgTTTGggacccgttttttgcatgagtgaaggttaaccatagaagagtttattctcgcattttggttaaggtgtggtgctgttgccatggcaacggggctggttaaaaacaaagcttaaaaaatggttttcgttcatttaaggaaaatccagtcattagattttcttcatcgtttgcccactacgaattgacatgaaatcccttctgtaaacattgttttaataaaattttaacagaggcgattttcgtaatttcttgtaaatcattttctgtagtattaaaaattccctgtgataaaattcagatttttcgtgatagatcattcacttgggttctaaactagtttttggccaaatttcttgaaattctaatgactggatcgttagaaattggcaagtttctacgaaggcaatcggtctcaatttttcgagcaactgcgcatgcTCTGCATTCAAGTGGGTTCCTCGGTCGGTTGTTCGAGGGTTCTTCAGGTTCATTTCGTTCGGaaacatttcgttcgaaaacaaacaatgtttaaatcactttatacgtatttaactgtttgttttgcctttgaaaagccgcgctggcttttacacaacactgctgaccgcgcggaaactgtgttcagccaccttaaaagACTTTACAAGCTATCACTTCTTAAACAATAGTCATAATTTTATACGAATTTATTCATattgtagtagtagtatttCATTAGTTAGTTTTTATATTGTAATTTAATTCTGAAAAGCCATTTTATTGAAGATTtaataaagtttattattatcattatatattattattattattattattattattaaattcagATACCAAGAACACCACAACTAGCTTGCAGTACTTTTCATCCCTGTACTTCCAGTTCTGACCCCATGTTTTCTCTCAACTAGCAAAAAATCTTGCTGAAATTACGAAGATAATTACGAAGATAGatttggaaattgaatttgCACAAGTCCTTCTTAGCATAGCTAGAAATCTTATCACATATGTCAAcatatttcaataattatagTACACTCAgcaaaattactcaattttgattggtcgagagcagtacaattaatcccaaattgtTCTCTATAGGAGTACCTATTAAGTTTCCACGGAAACAACacgtaagaaaaaaatggtcaACAGTCACTTTGCAATttaatggctttatttttaccaaataaaaagttgtttacaaatttcgtCATGTTCAACCATGCATGAAGACATGAAGAAGacaggtgaaattattttcagtgtcacaCAAAACCGAACTTGCGAGTAGCCACAATTCTTGCATGATTTTGATGACTATGCtatcatgtaaattgaaaaataacatcattctcttacagttcataattttgttgaatgtactataaataaaaaatcacaCGACCTTCTCGTACAATTCGTGAATAATAGGTACttgtgattttgacagttctcaaattgcactcacctaaaaaggcttgtgcaattttgagaactgtcaaaatcactcgtACCTATTAATCACGAATTGTACTCGAGGGCGTGCGATTTCCTATACTAATATTATTGAGATTTTCAGGTAAGCTAATAGGAATTTGTGCAGGTTCGTTATTAAAGCAAAATTTTGCTGACCTTTAGTTCAAGTAACTGTAATTGAGTCAGTATTATCACCCATGATTCTACCTGAAGGATACCGTCCTCATAATCATGACGTCCAAATAACACGGGCTACACAAtgaaattattgtcatttttattaaaaaaagtcCACAGCCAtaaaaaatcattattattatactgcAATCCATGATCTTTCCTCTCATTAATAACATTTTGATCCTTTTCTATACTTGGAAAGGAATAGAAAatatcaatttctttttcaaagaaatactTAAAGAACAATACtaattttacttcatttgCAGACTTGATCGAGCTGATAATAATGCTCTGTCAAAAATCGAAGGGCTCtaggcaaaaacgtcctaactgacatttgcgttttttttcatttgtgctcaaaagtggctgactttttgcatgtgacccaacattattaagaaaataagtgttctataatatttttggctggtttattttttatttccaaaaattaacatatgcaataatgttgggtgacatgcaaaaagtcaaccacttttgagcacaaattaaaaaaacccaaaatgtgaGTTACTGTAGGacatttttgcccagagccctttattattattatttgtcatTGTACATAAAAAcaagtgacattttttctGACAATAAATTAATACTTGAGAGATGCTAAGTATACTAATTCCATGACCAATGATGTCTTacattgacaaaaataaaactattgtaaattctttttaaaatttaatcaaTTCCATAGTGTCGGAATTTAAAGGCATTTTCCTTTCGCCtgcatgaaaaaaacaaaacaaaacaaaagataatcATGCAAATGCCATTATgctatgaaaaaaataataaacagtACATTAACAGGGTTTGCAAGAATTTACTACAAACCAACTAAAATGTTTGTGTTTAAATCTAGGCTTTAGGCACACATAATGTAAACTAAACATGTGCTGTGCACTTAAAACTTAAGGCTCAACGTACATGCATGAGAGTAACGAGAGAACATTGGGAACGAAAACAAGCATTTTCACGCACGCATTTAATTTGAGAATCTTATACTTTATTTACCACTTaccttcattttctttaaaaccttaaagcattaatatttttcaatcatgatcaataaaaaaatcaaggacTTTTAAGAaccaaaaatcagtttcaaGTTACTTTCAAGGCCTTGAAATTGCACTTCTGAAATTTAAGGGTTTTCAAGATGTGTACAGACCCTGCATTAAGTTTAcatattcattcatttattttagcTTTAAGATGGCTCTGAATGTCTCATTTAACTAGTATTGATTTTTACTTTGATatttacctttttctttgatgaaaaataacaacagcaaTCAAAAATACAGTTGTTCCACCAATggaagcaaaaattaatgccCATGGAAATCCATGCTAAAATaccaaataaacaataatattagatCCTAGTGTTTCCActacaacaaaaaatttagtttccaTAAGGAAGCTGTGGTGTTGTCAATGAGAGGAATGAAACGGAAATTAACACCACAAGTAGATTTACACATATATAATTTTAGCGGTTGTTTGACAGCCAGGTATCCAGCAAAGCTAATTGCCAGGGGAATCACACTCAAAACACAAGCTTTTGCAATCTTCTTGCAGCGGTAATTTGATCCTTGTCAATTCTTTCCATGCGCTAAATCATCATGCTACTGCTGGGAACAGAGTAGCGACTCCAGATAATCAAGGTTCCACTGAGCATTTAACTGAAAAATCAGAGTCAGTCACCTTTACTAAGCATTTGTATCCAAACCATCCGGTATTACATAAACACTCTGTGAGTCCTACAACACAAGACAAAACTagcattaaaaattaatattaattttatcaccATTGCTTCTTGTAAATCAGTCCAATCTatatattgaaaatattggctTGTAAGACATGCATTTTTAAGGATTGGATAGCTGAATTCAACAAGTTGGCCAGTTTTCTTTAATATGTAGACTTTTTGTTAATGTACCATGGgcaataactattattagtatttaccaaatcagtggatagcaattttcgcgcgttttgattggctcccgtaactcggaatatccttggatattcactgttttgcgaaccgagagaaaaatggcgcgtcgtttcgcgaaagttttagaagaagaaattgaagaagcgttttttatccatctgatttggtaaatactaaaagaactatccccctcagggtcagtgaagagcggtggatatatacctcgacgcttcgcgtctcggtatatatccaccactattcacctccccttcaggggatagttgtatattatttggCTTTGGTGGGAGAACATAAGATAAAAAAGTCTAGTTACAGAATTTTCGTTAACTTGACTATTTCTAAGGAAAATAATggtttgcaaaacaaattttgtcaacCATGCATTCACAAAGGAATAAGGAAAGACTTTTTGATGACTGACAACTTACCAGGTCCATTAGGTAGACAATGAGAATTACTTGGACAAGTaactgaaaaacagaaatatgcttttttaattgaattgaGTCATTGAGTCACCACCCAGATTGAAATTCCTGTGCCTTTTTTCAGAAAGGAACTTccgctgttttttttttttttttaacactttGTACCTGTATCATTAACAGAACAAATAATCTATAAAGAACCAAACTTTAAGTACCATTAAGGATTCTGCAGGAGTTTCTTCTCTGTTCTTCACACCACCTTTGAGAACCAATAACTGAGGAATTTCTCCAAAGATAATTGCCTCCTGTGCAATTACACTTTCTTGGTAATACcctagaataattattatcacatTCAAGAAATATAAACTGTTAGAACATACTCTCAAATAACGCAACTGGCAGCCATGCCAAGCTGATGCTTCAGCCTAAATCACACCTGTAAAACTACATAACAACAATGCTGATCCCTAAGACAAAATATGACATGTGGGCACAGACAAAACTGAATGGAAAATTTCCTTTCAGAAACATATGAATGGTGGGAGGACAGGCCAAGAGAATGGCAACAATCAAATTGGATTCTGAAATATCAAGTCACCTGAATATACTCTCCTCACCCACCCACCCATCCCTCAGCCAGGACAAATTTACATgataaattgcaaaaatattaataaggcTGTATATTTTAAGATAAAAAGATATTTACACTTCTGATAGGTTTTTGAGTCCCTTAAAACTGCTCAAAAATGCCTTGTCATTGCAATCTAGGTTAGGATTATCCGATAGGTATCTGGAATagagacaaaaaaacatgacaatgACAATTTCACTAAAATATAACCAATTGAATGATGGCTTTTGTATTCTTCAACTCACACTTTTCAGTCAGTATCATTGAAAGTAAATCTGCTTAATTAGACTAAAAAGTCCTtggtgtgaaaaaataacCGTTGAAATACGCGataattgtttctttaataatattatcaacATAATCATTGAAAGTATTCATACTTACATCCACCTTAACATCTTAACAGACTTGAGTGTTGGCATGGCTGTTATTGAGCAGTTACTGAGATCCAACCTACAAAAAATAGATTCTGGAATCAGATAATTGACAATGAAGTCCAAGAGACCTTTCACTTGTAGTCCAATAcaattttaaacaatgaaaaaaaaaagggttctTTGTAATCAGTAATAGGATAACTTACttaacttattattattatgttttacTGGAAAATTATACCATTcataaaattcattaaagCTACACCTGCGATCTGAGAGGTTTATTTTCCATAATGTCACACGTGACTTTCTCACTGACATAATTTCAGTAATTTCCCTCCAaagtttgtattttattttatcaatgtCTTTCTGtctatgtaataaaattacatGGCAGCTtgaagatatgaattttatttccttgcaccaaaaacaatattttactcACTTGCTGTGCTTGTTcataaaatgttgttttgctgatcaaaaatcaaattcatgtcatggcatgaaaatatttcaaggtaaaaacttgaaaactttattttgacaattaaagcatccgagttagtcaaagcaaaacaatgcaagctGAGgcaatttacacatttaaaaattatctgtacattgtaacatccggtttcttctcacaaaataaagttgagaAGATTGGtataatatcttgggggcgtttttaataaaacaataattattccacttgcgattgttggatatgagatgattctTGCCAACTCTCATATCCAAAgtgcgctcgtggaataattgttaataaattattatacttGAGTTTTTCTTACTTCAAGTAAACCTAACCCCAATTAAGTGAGCTATcatcatcgcagtaatgaacgcaatttaagcaattgcctatagaagcctgaaaaagtcggaacttcaacggggtttgaaccccgTTGACCTCGCAATACCGGTGTGACGCTCtacccaactgagctatgaagccactgacgttgggagctggtcatttgtgagttctaatgagcccatgaagaatggatgtgaagtgacattactgcgatgatcatagctcacttgatttcaaatctgcagtttaataatattgtatgAGACATTTCATATGTCACTTCCTAACCCTAATTTGTGACAAAAAATAGTACAAGATGCACTCAACTTAATCTTAGAGCACAGAATAtttacacacaaaaaaaagtctCATTGGCTGCCATCTCGACTTTGAAAGCGATTTTTATCGTGTCATTTTACAGGAAGCCCCTGGGGTAAGGGAAAAAATGGTGAGTGTGTTCTGTCCACCTCTTCAAGACTGAAGGAAATTTACGACGACGTTGCAGATGAGCATCGCTCCGATACACTTAAATGATGACTGCGTCATTTTTACTGTATCTGTTCATTTCCTTGACTCACCATTCTCAGACATCCATGTGATACATGGTTGAAGTTCAGTAACCGAAAAGTACGGGGCTTGCACTGCGAACGAAATCGATCCCTAAATCCCGCCCCGCATAGGGAACGGCAAGAGGTTCGCAAAATGGGCATTATGACACTTGATCATCGCAGCCACTTCCCGAAATTACTTACCCGACAACAACCCCTTCCTCCACACAACATCGTTTCCTAGTGGTTTCATTCACGCTGTGTTTTCCGCATAAACTAGTTGTGTTTTCTCCGTTACAAGACCGACTGCAAATCGTAGGCTGACTCGGATCCCCCGACATTCGCCATTGAAGGCTACCGAAGCTTGTTTCagcaacaaataaaaaacaaaatagcgtAAATTTTGcgaagattttgaaaaaatttcggATCATAATATTGAAATGTACTTCTAAGACCACTTGTTCATTTCACTTTAACCGCTTGCAGGTCATGTGACATGTTCTGACATAAGTAGCTCATGCATGGGGAATTATTATGTCCCCAATACATAACGTACCCACCAATCAAATACTCTAACAAATGATGGATGATTCAATCGAGTGAGCCaagaatgaacaaaaaatccGTGACTATATTGCTCGACGCAGCCGTGAAATTTCCACGCGATCAAGAAAATGCCATTGAGGAAATTCTAAACATTATTCGCGCTGGAGAAGTTGACCTAAAACACTTAAAAATCATGCTGAAATTTTATAGATCTTTGCATCCCATCACCACTTTACACTTGGAAAGAAGACTTTTTGCTTCTGGTATTTTGACCGAAGAGGACCTCACTAAACCATGtatttcttcatttctgactggcattttgtttgaaatagtGGCGGCGTCTTCGAACGATTGTGCCGAATATTGTACTAATGTCTGGTTGGAgaggtaataattattataatgcaCAGTCAGTTACCGAGTAATTTGCTTAACATGTTACAGGAAGGTTGTGAAAAGACATCAGTTAAATAACCTCAGAAGATAGTATTTTCAAAAGAATGGAAAGGCGGTAGAAATACTGATATTCACGGATTCTTGTGAAGTTATGGCATATGTTAAAGGCATTAATTCTGGTAAGAGAACCATAGGTGAAAAGAAATTGATCAGGTGTCaaggaacaataattattttaatattcatcTGGCCCGAGTTGTTCCAAGGTTGGAGAGCACCATCTGGCAGGTTATTAGTGCTGCCAAAATCtgttgagttatccagtgatTAGGGATTTATTCAATGGCTAGAACAATTCAatctttgaacaacttgggTCAGCACTTCAATATACTTATCAGTGTTTACTGTTTGtcacatgaaaaaaatgtatttttattaGAGTGGAAGATTTACAGAAGGGCAAGTCAAGTACATGTCAAACGTTGAAGGAATCACTTCCAAATCCAATGGATTTCATAAATAAGGAGGACTTAAAGGCCAAAAGACGAAATGAGATTTTGTCCTCTTTTCAGATGCTATCGACTAAAGAACGACTTGGGATTCTGCTGGAATTAAAGGAGCTTATCCAAGTTATTCCAACTCAATTTCACCCACGTGTTGTGGTTGgtctatttatttttcttgagcTGTGTGAATCTTTTTTGAGTGTGgataatgattattgttgtCCAGAACTTGATGCTTGGGTAGATACGTGGATGCATTTGTTGGCATCTAGTCTCCTTGGAAAATTTAAGGTTTCTCAAGAAATTACGTTGCTTGAAGCTTATCCAAGCAATTATTGTTCCCCAGTTCATCATATTCTTTGTGGGTTACTTATCGCAACAGAAGGGTATAAGACATTGAAGTCTAATGTGCAAGCTTGCAAAAAGATTGTTAAAGGACTAGAGCACTTGATGGATTTCACCTCAGGAGTCACAGCCATTTGGCTTAACGAAATGAAGTTTTATTTTGGTTGAATCTTAAAAGACTGGTTTTAGTTAGGGACAATCACAGGGCTTcacaaaaaattttaatttgaccTATAGTGTTGTGAGTGTATTAGCTCTCTGCTCCTCTATGTGAGGGTTTTCTGTTGTACCTGTTTTTTGCCTTTGAAGaatcaacatttcatttgatttgctcaaatttaatttgattagCATTCTAAGCTCATCAAAAGAGCATCTTTATTATATACATGCTGTATACATGAGGTTGTCATAAATTGTTGTAACAGTAATGTCAGATTAAACAGAAAGAAAGATAGAATTCATTACAATgctaataaaaatattttgttgtatctttacattttcttatttcttctACCTCATCTTGACATTCTTGCAATATCTTTCTAAATAGATTGAAGGAGACAGAATCATACTACTTTTGTATGTAACACAATGGTTTTATCAAAGtccttgtaataataattttgtctAGGTAGCTATGATAAGTAGCTTCTAACTGGCAGTTTTCCATTGGAAAGTCCATTTGGGTAAATATAATTCTTATACAGGGATTGATTTAACTACAATTCTagctttttaaaattaaataattgttaattccTTGTAgcttttttaccaaaaaaaatcaagccaatggTTCTGATGAAGTAAAAGCTACcttaattgaaaaagatcatctgggtgattggagtcctgagaaggacgtGCGGAAGCCATATTTAGAgtcaacaacagtccttctccagtcacccagatggtctttttcaatcagggtatgttactcctgggttcaaaccattttcttatttgaagTAACAGTTGTAAAACAACGGACAACCTTTCCaccctttttttaaaacatttctacCTAACTCATACTTTAAAAGTGTCAAGGcccgtgcaaacgctcgcaacaacacgcaacattgttgggccaACATCGTTGCCTCTTGTTGCGCGATGTTAGCCGATGTGTGCAAACCCTCGCAACAAGTCACAACATGTTGTGTCTTCAGCCAAGTTGAGAACGCAAACTAGTAATCTTCGCCTTGATTTCAGCAACGTCAATGTCCAGAATGTTTCTGATCTCTTCGAAAGCTCTTTCAAGTTTGTTTCGAACGTGGTAGTCCTTTTTGTTGACATCCCACAAGAAATCTTTTTCCTCAAGAAGACCGTCACAGAGAGTAGAAATTTTTGCGATTATATAATCTCCTTTCTTATACACGCGCGTTTGTGCGTGAACTCACCCACCGTGTCGATGTGTCACGAAATGCATTGTTCTATCAAAATGAGGTTAGGAGATTGATGAAACCGCTCATTCAACAGACAATCCATTATTGATATGTAAATATTTGACGTTGCATAAATAGATGGCTTTTCCCCTGCACAGCAGCTGTTTCATTGTTAGGAGAAACAAGGAGAAATGCGATAACACGCCTAAAAGGCTCGTGAAAGGTCGTTGCTTGGATGCGGCCATAGCTCACAGATGATTGGTAAGTAACTTGATTTCTTAGTTGATCCTATTCTTTGCGTGGACAAACTTCTTTGTTTCACCAgacaataatttgaaacagtcacgtttatttgtttacaataTACCTGCCTTTATTTGCAAATTAGTTTTGAGAGTGATGTAGTAAATTGGTCGACACAAATCGACCACAAGGTGAATGGGACTTCTCTCCGCATTGTTCTTTGAGCTCAACGCTATCGCCAGTTTCCGCAACTCAGGGCTCGTTTTTGAAGCAAACGTTTTTGGGAGTTGTATTTAACTTATCCAAGTTGTTGCAATCGAATTTACtagtttcaaaataattttttcgaGTCCTGAAACACGTTTACTAAACGACGAAAATCACGATACATCGCTGTCATAAGATTTTCAAACCTCATTCGTTCTGCCAGAaccacaaaatattttgttgacAATATTTTGTTATCATCAAAGATTTGAGTCACAATCCTTTCCTGCTCTGCTGCAGCAAGTATTATTAGATCCTAAGTACGTCACCTTTGTTTTGGGTTTTTCCGTTTTGTGTATGGAAGCTTTTTGACATTTTCGTGCTTTCATTTgattcttcttccttttccttcAGGCTGTATGAAGAGCTGTATATTCAGTAGCCAAGGTTTTGTAAATGAACCAGTTTGCAACTCCGGAAGAACTAGAAAAACATCACGTCCGCGATGTCTACGATAAAATAGCGCCTCATTTTGCTGGATATAGTCATAAAGCTTGGCCTCGGGTCGAGGAATTTCTCGTATCTCTACCAGCTGGAAGCCTGATTGCTGATGTGGGTGAGTCACTTTTATTATATGGACTTCGCATTGAAGAAACTGACTTTAGCAGTTATAATACTGATCATTTGGAGCTGTCTGTTATTCCCGTATTGTTAGTGATGTTCGTGGATCGTCCGTTTCAAACAAAGGAttgtaaatttcttttcatatcTTCAAAAACTAATATTTTTGAACTGTTGAACCAAACGTTTCAGGCAAACAAACTTCAGTCAATAAATTTCGATATATgaggttgttttttttttttctgagcgATGATTCTTGTTGCTTAAAATTTCACCGAAGAACAATACTAGAAACATAACAAAGAAAACCGGACATTTTGCATATTCCCATATTATGCAAACACTTTACACATACTGCAAAAGCGATCGTTTTCAAATGCTAATGGCAGTAAATGGATACAATGATTTTTGGGAAACACTATAGCGATAACAAAAAGATATATTTCATCTTTCCTTACTTTCGTAacacaaatgaaataatttcaacAAAAGTAATGATTGCAAGGACAATATTGAAGGGGGAACGAGcccataattattatagagTGTCTTTGTTCAAGCCAACAGTTTCACAACAAATGCCAAGCAGTTGAATAAATTTGAA is a window of Acropora palmata chromosome 4, jaAcrPala1.3, whole genome shotgun sequence DNA encoding:
- the LOC141879028 gene encoding all-trans retinoic acid-induced differentiation factor-like — its product is MIRNFFKIFAKFTLFCFLFVAETSFGSLQWRMSGDPSQPTICSRSCNGENTTSLCGKHSVNETTRKRCCVEEGVVVGLDLSNCSITAMPTLKSVKMLRWIYLSDNPNLDCNDKAFLSSFKGLKNLSEVVLPRKCNCTGGNYLWRNSSVIGSQRWCEEQRRNSCRILNVTCPSNSHCLPNGPGLTECLCNTGWFGYKCLVKHGFPWALIFASIGGTTVFLIAVVIFHQRKRRKENAFKFRHYGID
- the LOC141879437 gene encoding uncharacterized protein LOC141879437; the encoded protein is MIQSSEPRMNKKSVTILLDAAVKFPRDQENAIEEILNIIRAGEVDLKHLKIMLKFYRSLHPITTLHLERRLFASGILTEEDLTKPCISSFLTGILFEIVAASSNDCAEYCTNVWLERVEDLQKGKSSTCQTLKESLPNPMDFINKEDLKAKRRNEILSSFQMLSTKERLGILLELKELIQVIPTQFHPRVVVGLFIFLELCESFLSVDNDYCCPELDAWVDTWMHLLASSLLGKFKVSQEITLLEAYPSNYCSPVHHILCGLLIATEGYKTLKSNVQACKKIVKGLEHLMDFTSGVTAIWLNEMKFYFG